A genomic stretch from Bacillus sp. N1-1 includes:
- a CDS encoding 3-hydroxyacyl-CoA dehydrogenase family protein, which produces MNIERVSKVGVIGSGTMGSQIAMVCALAGYSVVLNDIEESSLNKARKSLEGHMERRIKKGKLTEGQIEEAFQLIHFSTSLNDFKEVDLVIEAIIEKLEVKRELFAKLDQICPNHCILATNSSTIVSSKIADATNRPESICNIHFFNPALVMDLVEVVKGPHTSDQTADTAYEFVESIHKTPVLLQKEISGFVANRILGKLMDEAVYLLENGYATHEEIDLVCTKALNHPIGPFALMDLTGIDVNYYVRQQRYEESGNEADRPARIVKEKVNNGELGRKTGKGFYSYQT; this is translated from the coding sequence ATGAATATAGAACGTGTTAGTAAAGTTGGTGTGATTGGATCGGGAACAATGGGGTCACAGATTGCGATGGTTTGCGCCCTTGCTGGATATTCAGTTGTTTTAAACGATATAGAAGAAAGTAGTCTTAATAAAGCCAGAAAGTCACTTGAAGGCCATATGGAACGCAGAATTAAGAAAGGGAAATTGACAGAAGGACAGATAGAAGAAGCTTTTCAGTTGATTCACTTTAGTACTTCTCTAAACGATTTCAAAGAAGTCGACCTTGTTATCGAGGCTATCATTGAAAAGCTAGAAGTCAAAAGAGAACTGTTTGCTAAGCTCGATCAAATCTGCCCGAATCATTGCATCCTCGCAACAAATAGCTCGACAATCGTAAGTTCAAAAATAGCTGACGCAACGAATCGCCCTGAATCTATATGCAACATCCATTTTTTCAATCCTGCACTCGTCATGGATTTAGTAGAAGTTGTAAAAGGACCGCATACGTCTGATCAAACAGCGGATACAGCTTACGAATTTGTAGAATCCATACACAAAACGCCGGTTCTATTGCAAAAAGAAATTTCTGGTTTTGTTGCAAACAGGATTCTTGGAAAACTAATGGACGAAGCAGTTTACTTACTCGAGAACGGTTATGCAACACACGAAGAGATCGATCTCGTTTGTACGAAAGCATTAAATCATCCGATTGGACCTTTTGCACTGATGGACCTTACTGGTATCGATGTAAATTATTATGTACGACAACAGCGATATGAAGAGTCCGGAAATGAAGCAGATCGACCAGCACGAATTGTAAAAGAAAAAGTAAACAATGGGGAACTTGGGAGAAAGACAGGCAAAGGCTTTTATAGCTATCAAACTTAA
- a CDS encoding acyl-CoA dehydrogenase family protein — protein MDFQLDQDIQFLKTNIRNFVENEVEKVAMTIEREDRIPDRIIEMSKEMGLFGLSIPEEYGGLGIGMVGKCALYEELGKTHNGFTTLIGAHTGIGSVGIVELGNEEQKQKYLPDMASGKKIGAFALTEPSAGSNASNLKTTAVKEGNKYILNGTKHYITNATEADIFTVMAATDPSKGAKGITSFIVEKNFPGFQVGAVEEKMGLKGSHSAELIFDNCEVPEENVLGEVGKGYVNALKILANGRAGLAARNLGSSQKLLDLSMDYVQERIQFGVPIIEHQAVAHMVAEMGVEIEALRSFTYRVAWMVDQGEKVIKEAAMLKLYGSEVYNRVADKALQVHGGIGYISDYPIERYFRDARITRIYEGTSEIQKNIIASQLRKEYS, from the coding sequence ATGGACTTTCAATTAGATCAGGACATTCAGTTTCTTAAAACCAACATCCGAAACTTTGTTGAAAATGAAGTCGAGAAGGTTGCCATGACGATTGAGCGCGAAGATCGTATACCAGACCGAATCATTGAGATGTCTAAAGAAATGGGATTATTCGGCTTAAGTATTCCAGAAGAATATGGGGGCTTAGGTATTGGTATGGTTGGAAAATGCGCTCTTTATGAAGAGTTGGGGAAAACACATAATGGTTTTACTACACTGATAGGTGCTCATACAGGTATTGGTTCTGTCGGGATCGTTGAACTCGGCAATGAAGAACAAAAGCAAAAATACTTACCCGATATGGCAAGCGGAAAGAAAATTGGTGCATTCGCCTTAACCGAACCTTCTGCGGGATCGAATGCATCGAACTTAAAAACAACAGCAGTTAAAGAAGGAAATAAGTATATTTTGAATGGAACAAAGCATTACATTACGAATGCCACTGAAGCAGATATTTTTACCGTAATGGCAGCAACAGATCCATCAAAAGGTGCAAAAGGAATTACTTCATTTATCGTAGAAAAGAACTTTCCAGGCTTTCAGGTCGGTGCGGTTGAAGAAAAAATGGGATTAAAAGGATCTCACTCCGCTGAGCTAATTTTTGATAACTGTGAAGTACCTGAGGAAAACGTGCTTGGTGAGGTAGGAAAAGGTTACGTCAATGCATTGAAAATTTTAGCGAATGGTCGAGCTGGACTCGCTGCGCGTAATCTGGGATCATCTCAAAAACTATTGGATTTAAGCATGGACTATGTACAAGAACGCATTCAATTTGGAGTACCAATTATTGAACATCAGGCTGTCGCTCACATGGTGGCAGAAATGGGAGTAGAGATTGAAGCTCTAAGATCGTTTACGTACCGCGTCGCCTGGATGGTCGATCAAGGTGAAAAAGTAATCAAAGAAGCAGCCATGCTAAAGTTATACGGATCTGAAGTTTACAATAGAGTGGCAGACAAAGCGCTACAGGTTCATGGAGGAATTGGTTACATTTCCGATTATCCAATTGAGCGCTATTTTAGAGATGCGCGTATTACACGAATCTACGAAGGAACTTCTGAAATCCAAAAGAACATCATCGCAAGTCAACTTCGAAAAGAGTACAGCTAA
- a CDS encoding TRAP transporter permease gives MSQSYSETPVQKINTTIKDKPAYIEEIWSTRKDNWNLTRILVVLTSVLAIGLSLFHIYTAGFGTLSSWQQRSIHVVWALLLIFLIFPFRKGKQFGPIDFLFVLATLVESGFILFQGDAIQSRQGNPNITDIILGSIFIGLVLEATRRTNGFLMACIGLFFMGYIFLGPFFPGALAHPGVRYGKMVDQMFNGTLGIFSAPIYISSTVLILFVIFGAFLMRSGGGQFFTNFAFGALGNRAGGPALSAVGASAMVATITGNGAANAAVTGSFTIPLMKKLGYSKRFAAAVEAVASQGGQIMPPIMGASVFIMAETTGIPYITLALYALIPAIIYFLIAGFIVYYHAKRLHMEGIPKEQLPDPKRVLLTQGYLFLPILMIIYLMIDGFSPMKAGFYGIIATILLSWIRKMTRMNLLDILASLESGARSALAVISACATAGIIVGAVSLTGLGLTFSRFMIDTAGGHLFLLLIMLAIASIILGMGMPTVSAYVILAVLGVPALVEMNVNVVAAHMFVFYFGVMSGLTPPVAITAYTTAGIAGSNPSSTAFYAIRIALGGFFVPFVFVYNPELLLQGGDIPAIITALLSAAVSCVLFAGAVEGYWFGHVTPLKRTILFISAILLVMPGLIGDLIGLILVVFTFIWQRSHRVGKSSPQEISG, from the coding sequence TTGAGTCAAAGTTATTCTGAAACTCCCGTTCAGAAAATTAATACTACTATTAAGGATAAACCGGCCTATATCGAGGAAATATGGTCAACGAGAAAAGATAATTGGAATCTAACAAGAATTCTCGTTGTATTAACTTCTGTTTTAGCAATTGGATTATCCCTCTTTCACATTTATACAGCTGGTTTTGGAACGCTTTCCTCCTGGCAACAGAGAAGTATACACGTTGTCTGGGCACTACTATTAATTTTTCTTATCTTTCCATTTCGAAAAGGTAAGCAGTTTGGCCCGATTGATTTTCTATTCGTTTTAGCAACTTTAGTAGAGTCTGGTTTTATTCTTTTTCAAGGTGACGCCATTCAAAGTAGACAAGGTAACCCAAACATAACCGATATCATTCTCGGAAGTATTTTCATTGGATTAGTACTTGAAGCAACACGGAGGACAAATGGCTTTCTTATGGCTTGTATTGGTTTGTTTTTCATGGGTTACATCTTTTTGGGTCCCTTTTTTCCCGGTGCGCTAGCTCACCCAGGAGTAAGATATGGAAAAATGGTTGATCAGATGTTTAATGGCACACTAGGGATTTTCAGTGCTCCCATTTATATTAGTTCAACTGTTTTAATATTATTTGTGATTTTTGGAGCGTTTTTAATGCGTTCTGGTGGAGGACAATTTTTTACGAATTTTGCTTTTGGTGCACTTGGTAATCGTGCAGGAGGACCTGCATTATCAGCAGTTGGAGCTAGTGCAATGGTTGCGACCATTACGGGAAATGGAGCGGCGAATGCAGCTGTAACAGGATCCTTTACGATTCCACTAATGAAGAAACTTGGGTATAGTAAACGATTCGCTGCAGCGGTTGAAGCAGTTGCTTCACAGGGGGGACAAATTATGCCACCCATTATGGGAGCATCCGTTTTCATCATGGCTGAGACTACGGGTATTCCTTATATAACGCTCGCGTTATATGCATTAATTCCCGCAATTATTTACTTCTTAATTGCAGGTTTTATCGTCTATTACCATGCGAAACGTTTGCATATGGAAGGCATTCCGAAAGAACAACTTCCTGATCCCAAAAGGGTACTTTTAACACAAGGCTATCTATTTCTTCCAATTCTTATGATTATTTATTTAATGATTGATGGATTTAGCCCTATGAAAGCAGGCTTTTACGGAATCATAGCTACGATTCTTTTAAGCTGGATTAGAAAAATGACGAGAATGAATTTATTGGATATTCTCGCTTCACTCGAAAGTGGCGCCAGAAGCGCACTAGCCGTTATTTCTGCCTGTGCGACTGCTGGTATTATTGTAGGTGCTGTATCGCTAACTGGGCTTGGTCTTACGTTCTCGAGATTTATGATTGATACTGCGGGAGGTCATTTATTTCTTCTTCTCATCATGTTAGCCATTGCTTCAATCATCCTTGGTATGGGAATGCCAACCGTTTCAGCATACGTCATTCTTGCCGTTTTAGGGGTACCTGCGCTAGTAGAGATGAATGTTAACGTTGTGGCTGCCCATATGTTTGTCTTTTATTTCGGCGTAATGTCAGGACTTACTCCTCCAGTTGCAATCACAGCTTATACGACAGCAGGAATTGCTGGATCTAATCCATCATCAACCGCATTTTACGCGATTCGTATTGCTCTTGGCGGATTTTTTGTTCCATTTGTCTTTGTATATAACCCTGAATTGTTACTTCAAGGCGGTGATATTCCTGCCATCATTACTGCATTGCTATCTGCTGCAGTTAGCTGTGTACTTTTTGCAGGTGCAGTGGAAGGATATTGGTTTGGACATGTCACGCCACTAAAAAGAACGATTTTATTTATCAGTGCTATATTACTTGTCATGCCTGGCTTAATCGGAGACCTAATAGGGCTTATTCTTGTCGTGTTCACGTTCATCTGGCAACGTTCTCATCGTGTCGGGAAAAGCTCACCACAAGAAATAAGTGGATAA
- a CDS encoding PaaI family thioesterase — protein sequence METNISTIYDRVRTDFETSPFFNLLGFELRSITEDEVILELPIERKLLNTHGSLHGGVYATMIDNIISLKMRSMIGSPVITINLTINYIAPITSGKVIAKAFVYGEGKRTKMGEGVVMDENGKLLAKGSGTFKVIKSKEQ from the coding sequence ATGGAGACAAATATAAGCACTATTTATGATCGTGTTAGAACTGATTTTGAAACAAGTCCCTTTTTCAACTTATTAGGTTTTGAATTACGATCGATTACTGAAGATGAAGTCATCCTTGAGCTACCAATAGAAAGAAAACTATTAAACACACATGGAAGTCTGCACGGTGGTGTATATGCAACGATGATCGACAATATTATTAGTTTGAAAATGCGTTCTATGATCGGCAGTCCTGTCATCACAATTAACTTAACCATAAACTATATTGCTCCAATCACAAGTGGGAAGGTTATTGCAAAAGCGTTCGTCTATGGAGAAGGAAAGCGAACGAAAATGGGTGAAGGAGTTGTGATGGATGAGAACGGAAAGCTTCTTGCAAAAGGAAGTGGAACGTTTAAAGTGATTAAATCGAAAGAACAATAA
- a CDS encoding TAXI family TRAP transporter solute-binding subunit, whose product MRKSLISLLIALTLIVITACGNSASSDGEGLEAPDKFLKVGSGPMGSGWYPITTALSELYMDHFSGLNVSQIEGGSTSNLKSLQIGDIQYAIHYTSDFADAVKGTGSFDEKLDKVAGLTSLYPVYQTIATLADNEEINKVEDIVDQHIFLGPKGGGGPVAFWRMMKEYGIDEGSIKDAGGKISYGNYSDGASMLKDGIVDVFVGGGAPQVTSLQEIEVTKPIKVIPIDEEKLKGISEKGLGISYDSLPGNTYKGLEEEIPTYTLVAMFGVRSDLSEDYVYNLTKVFWENQDPFKEQIPQRAKNFTMETALDGIDPETLHPGAKKYYEEEGIID is encoded by the coding sequence ATGCGTAAATCATTAATTAGTCTATTGATAGCGCTTACACTAATCGTAATTACAGCTTGTGGAAATAGTGCTTCTAGTGATGGAGAAGGACTCGAAGCACCTGATAAGTTTTTAAAAGTTGGTTCTGGACCTATGGGTTCTGGGTGGTACCCGATTACGACTGCATTGTCAGAACTATATATGGATCACTTTTCAGGACTTAATGTTTCACAGATTGAAGGCGGAAGTACTTCGAACCTAAAATCACTTCAAATCGGTGATATCCAGTATGCCATTCATTACACTTCTGATTTTGCTGACGCAGTTAAAGGGACTGGAAGCTTTGATGAAAAATTAGACAAGGTAGCAGGACTTACTTCTCTCTATCCGGTTTATCAGACAATCGCGACTCTTGCAGATAATGAAGAGATCAATAAGGTGGAAGATATCGTTGATCAACACATCTTCCTAGGTCCAAAAGGCGGGGGTGGCCCAGTTGCCTTCTGGAGAATGATGAAAGAATACGGGATTGACGAAGGTTCTATTAAGGATGCAGGTGGTAAGATTTCCTATGGTAATTATTCAGATGGTGCCTCTATGTTAAAAGATGGAATTGTCGATGTTTTTGTCGGTGGTGGTGCTCCTCAAGTGACTTCTCTTCAGGAGATAGAGGTAACAAAACCAATTAAGGTTATTCCAATTGATGAAGAAAAGCTTAAAGGCATTAGCGAAAAAGGATTGGGGATTTCTTATGATAGCCTTCCAGGAAATACGTATAAAGGTCTAGAAGAAGAGATTCCAACTTACACTCTTGTTGCGATGTTTGGTGTCCGCTCAGACTTATCAGAAGATTACGTTTATAACCTAACGAAAGTATTTTGGGAAAATCAGGATCCTTTTAAGGAGCAAATCCCACAAAGAGCAAAGAATTTCACGATGGAAACTGCTTTAGATGGGATCGATCCAGAAACGCTTCATCCAGGAGCAAAGAAATATTATGAAGAAGAAGGGATCATTGATTAA
- a CDS encoding enoyl-CoA hydratase-related protein: MMENILFTQEDHLAYVTISRPDVRNALNKETLIELKQTLEKLEEMDEVKCVIITGEGEKSFAAGADISQLEKKTMYDAFKSGSMQEIYDYIEGYTKPTIAMVNGYALGGGCELAMACDIRVAATHAKFGLPELNLSIIPGAGGTQRLTRLVGRGKALEMILTGKLISSEEAAAIGLITEMAEITHLKEKTVEIAQQIISKGPMAVMMAKLAVNMGADTDMKTGLLIEKLSQAILFASEDKNEGTRAFLEKRKPVFQGK; this comes from the coding sequence ATGATGGAGAATATCCTTTTCACTCAAGAAGATCACCTTGCTTATGTAACGATATCACGTCCTGACGTAAGGAACGCATTGAATAAAGAAACATTGATCGAATTAAAACAAACTCTGGAGAAACTTGAAGAAATGGACGAAGTGAAGTGTGTCATCATCACAGGCGAAGGAGAAAAATCATTTGCAGCAGGTGCAGATATTTCACAACTTGAAAAGAAAACCATGTATGATGCATTCAAATCAGGTAGCATGCAGGAAATCTATGATTATATCGAAGGCTATACGAAACCAACCATAGCAATGGTAAACGGTTATGCGCTAGGTGGTGGATGCGAGCTTGCCATGGCATGTGACATAAGAGTTGCAGCAACTCATGCCAAATTTGGCTTACCTGAACTCAATCTCTCCATCATTCCTGGAGCAGGGGGGACTCAGAGGCTTACAAGACTTGTCGGTAGAGGGAAAGCACTAGAAATGATTTTAACAGGCAAATTGATCTCAAGTGAAGAAGCCGCTGCGATTGGCCTAATCACTGAAATGGCTGAAATAACACACTTAAAAGAAAAAACAGTTGAAATCGCCCAACAAATTATTAGTAAAGGTCCGATGGCCGTTATGATGGCAAAACTCGCCGTGAATATGGGAGCGGATACAGATATGAAAACAGGTTTACTCATTGAGAAGCTGTCACAAGCGATTCTTTTTGCTTCAGAAGACAAAAACGAAGGAACGAGAGCTTTTCTTGAGAAAAGAAAGCCCGTTTTTCAAGGTAAATAA
- a CDS encoding long-chain fatty acid--CoA ligase has product MDKLIDRPWYRFYPEIMNDSPSLPECSVYQLLHDSEKKYGHKVAIRFQDQRISYKELKDTVDRLASSWHDLGMKKGERIGLMLLNQPMYVYAYYAAQKLGATVVQINPMYMPREIEEISHEVGLSYLVTESKYLEKLEIVMKSYSFDQIFLSDQNSPVLLPNIHVIERLIKEKAPDQEAVPIRAKDDIAVIQFTGGTTGKMKGAMLTHYNLVSNVIQSYLMYGNDMKLGEEITLTATPLYHVYAMTSGMNLSIYIGATNIIVPKFDVNDVLRIIRENKPTFFPGVPTMYNAFVNHPKVNEYGLNCFKFCSSGSAPLPIEVINRFEEITGAVIGEGFGMSETSPSTHRNPPFGERKIGSIGIPFPETDCQIVDEDGNELPHKSVGELAIKGPQVMKGYWNKPEETNESIKNGWLLTGDLATMDKDGYFYIVGRKKEMIITGGFNVYPQEIESVLYEHPSVKEAAVIGIPHEYSGERVKAFVVVKDSSISEEELVAYCYEHLTRYKVPKQIEIRDSLPRNTVGKLLKRLLITEETIETGR; this is encoded by the coding sequence TTGGATAAACTTATTGATCGACCATGGTACCGATTCTACCCGGAAATCATGAACGATTCCCCATCACTACCGGAATGTTCAGTATACCAATTGCTTCACGATAGTGAAAAAAAGTATGGACACAAGGTAGCGATTCGTTTTCAAGATCAACGAATCTCATATAAAGAATTGAAGGACACAGTCGATCGGCTCGCCTCATCCTGGCATGACTTGGGAATGAAAAAAGGAGAACGCATCGGCTTGATGTTATTGAATCAGCCTATGTATGTCTATGCGTATTATGCAGCTCAGAAGTTAGGCGCCACTGTCGTACAGATAAACCCCATGTATATGCCAAGAGAAATTGAAGAAATTTCACACGAGGTAGGTCTCTCTTACCTCGTGACAGAGAGTAAGTATTTGGAGAAACTTGAAATTGTAATGAAATCATACTCTTTTGATCAGATATTTCTTTCAGATCAGAACAGTCCCGTTTTATTACCTAATATTCACGTTATTGAACGACTTATTAAAGAAAAGGCACCTGACCAAGAAGCTGTTCCAATTCGAGCGAAAGATGATATTGCGGTCATCCAATTTACTGGTGGTACAACAGGAAAGATGAAAGGCGCTATGTTAACACATTATAATCTTGTTTCTAATGTGATTCAGAGTTATTTGATGTACGGAAATGATATGAAGCTCGGTGAGGAAATCACTTTAACGGCAACTCCTCTTTATCACGTTTACGCAATGACAAGCGGAATGAATTTAAGTATTTATATTGGTGCCACCAATATTATTGTACCTAAGTTCGATGTAAACGACGTGTTAAGAATCATTAGGGAAAACAAGCCTACTTTTTTCCCGGGTGTCCCAACGATGTACAACGCTTTTGTTAATCACCCTAAAGTAAATGAGTATGGACTGAATTGCTTTAAATTTTGTTCCAGTGGCTCCGCTCCACTTCCAATCGAAGTGATAAATCGTTTTGAAGAAATAACGGGCGCAGTTATCGGAGAGGGATTTGGTATGTCAGAAACATCCCCTTCTACGCATCGAAACCCACCGTTCGGAGAAAGAAAGATTGGTAGTATTGGGATCCCTTTTCCAGAAACAGATTGTCAAATCGTTGATGAAGATGGAAATGAACTTCCTCATAAAAGTGTTGGAGAACTCGCTATTAAAGGACCTCAGGTAATGAAAGGTTATTGGAATAAACCAGAGGAAACGAATGAAAGTATAAAAAATGGATGGCTACTCACTGGTGATCTTGCAACGATGGATAAGGATGGTTACTTCTATATCGTCGGTCGGAAAAAGGAAATGATTATTACAGGAGGATTCAATGTTTATCCGCAGGAAATTGAAAGCGTTCTTTATGAACATCCTTCCGTGAAAGAAGCCGCTGTGATTGGCATTCCTCATGAATACAGTGGCGAAAGAGTGAAAGCGTTCGTTGTCGTTAAAGACAGTTCCATTTCAGAAGAAGAGCTCGTTGCCTATTGTTACGAGCATTTAACAAGATACAAAGTACCCAAGCAAATTGAGATAAGAGATTCATTGCCTAGAAATACAGTTGGAAAGTTACTTAAACGGCTTCTAATTACAGAAGAAACGATCGAAACAGGGAGGTAA
- a CDS encoding acyl-CoA dehydrogenase family protein produces MTVTITSELQQMKTMIRSFVENEIEPFAQQIEEEDAIPEHLIEKAKELGLFGMSIPEEYGGIGLNSEGKAVVLEQLGRTHNGYVSLISAHTGIGSTGLVKLASESLKQKYLPDMAAGNKIAAFALSEPGAGSDATNLSTIAVKQGDKWIINGMKHFITNGPVADVFTVIASTDKSKGAKGGITAFLVEKNFPGLIVGKRDKKMGLKGSYTCQIIFEDCEVPEENVIGEIGMGYISALKILGEGRIGLAARAVGSCDKLIEMSASYAKERIQFGKPIASNQAIQWMLADMATETEAARALTTMAAKKVDEGKKVIKEASMAKLYASEVFNRVADKAVQIHGGMGYVSDYPVERFYRDARITKIYEGTSEVQRMIISRHILDEY; encoded by the coding sequence ATGACAGTAACTATTACAAGTGAATTACAACAGATGAAAACCATGATTCGAAGCTTTGTTGAGAATGAGATCGAACCATTTGCTCAGCAAATTGAAGAAGAGGATGCAATTCCAGAGCATTTAATCGAAAAAGCAAAAGAACTAGGTCTCTTTGGAATGAGTATCCCAGAGGAATATGGTGGAATTGGATTAAATTCTGAAGGAAAAGCTGTGGTATTAGAACAACTCGGACGTACGCACAACGGCTATGTATCTTTAATTAGTGCTCATACTGGAATTGGTAGTACTGGACTGGTGAAATTAGCTTCTGAATCACTTAAACAAAAGTACTTACCTGATATGGCTGCCGGAAACAAAATAGCCGCTTTTGCTTTATCGGAACCTGGAGCCGGATCAGACGCAACGAATTTATCAACCATTGCAGTGAAACAGGGGGATAAATGGATCATTAATGGTATGAAACATTTTATTACGAATGGTCCTGTTGCAGATGTCTTTACGGTCATTGCATCTACTGATAAATCAAAAGGAGCTAAAGGAGGCATTACCGCATTTCTAGTAGAAAAGAATTTTCCAGGACTAATAGTAGGAAAACGCGATAAAAAGATGGGATTGAAGGGATCGTATACATGTCAAATTATATTTGAAGATTGTGAAGTACCCGAAGAAAATGTGATCGGTGAAATTGGAATGGGATACATATCAGCCCTGAAAATCCTTGGTGAGGGTCGAATTGGATTAGCTGCCCGAGCGGTGGGTTCCTGCGATAAATTAATCGAGATGTCAGCAAGCTACGCTAAAGAACGTATTCAATTTGGAAAGCCAATTGCATCCAATCAAGCAATTCAATGGATGCTTGCTGATATGGCAACTGAAACGGAGGCAGCTAGGGCACTAACGACGATGGCAGCTAAGAAAGTTGATGAAGGTAAGAAAGTTATTAAAGAAGCTTCAATGGCAAAACTCTATGCTTCGGAAGTATTCAACCGTGTTGCTGATAAAGCTGTACAGATCCATGGCGGGATGGGCTACGTCTCTGATTACCCAGTAGAACGCTTTTACAGAGATGCACGAATTACTAAGATTTATGAAGGAACAAGCGAGGTTCAGCGCATGATTATTTCAAGACATATTTTAGATGAGTATTAA
- a CDS encoding 3-hydroxyacyl-CoA dehydrogenase NAD-binding domain-containing protein: MQKIAVIGAGTMGRGIVYSAAAAGLSVILHDVSEASLEKSKSYLQTQFDRSVSKELLSKELADERFREINYTTELSEAARDRDLVIEAVLEIMELKTSIFQQLDDLTPDHTILATNTSTMSPTEIAAQTKRPDQCLALHFFNPVPKMKLIEVICGLETSEETISQAMAFGESIGKECVRINEFPGFAVSRMNCLIGNEAMNMVMEGVGSPEDIDKAMKLGLNHPMGPLELADLVGLDTRLRNMQYLYETLGEKYRPCPILTKYVKAGRLGRKSGRGFYTYD, encoded by the coding sequence ATTCAAAAAATAGCAGTAATTGGTGCAGGAACTATGGGAAGAGGCATTGTCTATTCTGCTGCTGCAGCAGGACTCTCGGTCATTCTTCATGATGTCAGCGAGGCGTCATTAGAAAAATCCAAATCTTATCTACAAACGCAATTTGATCGATCCGTAAGTAAAGAGCTTCTTTCTAAAGAATTAGCTGATGAACGATTTAGAGAAATTAACTATACAACAGAACTATCTGAAGCTGCCAGGGATCGTGATCTAGTCATCGAAGCAGTTCTTGAAATAATGGAACTGAAAACAAGTATTTTTCAACAGCTTGATGACCTTACACCAGATCATACTATCTTAGCTACAAATACATCAACGATGAGTCCAACTGAAATCGCTGCCCAAACAAAAAGACCTGATCAATGTCTTGCCCTTCACTTTTTTAATCCCGTTCCAAAGATGAAGCTAATTGAAGTCATTTGTGGTTTAGAAACTTCTGAAGAAACGATTAGCCAAGCTATGGCCTTTGGGGAATCCATCGGTAAGGAATGCGTTCGAATCAATGAATTTCCAGGCTTTGCTGTCAGCCGTATGAATTGTCTGATCGGTAATGAAGCTATGAATATGGTCATGGAAGGTGTTGGTTCACCTGAAGACATCGACAAAGCTATGAAACTAGGGCTAAATCATCCAATGGGTCCACTAGAACTCGCAGATCTAGTTGGTCTCGATACAAGACTTCGTAACATGCAATATTTATATGAAACGCTCGGAGAAAAATATCGACCATGCCCGATTTTAACGAAATACGTTAAAGCCGGAAGACTAGGTAGAAAAAGCGGAAGAGGATTTTATACATACGATTAA